The Bradyrhizobium ottawaense genome window below encodes:
- a CDS encoding efflux RND transporter permease subunit → MASISEPFIRRPVATTLLSIGLFLLGVVAYDFLPVASVPNVDFPAIFVSASRPGADPSVMAATVASPLERRLGEISGINQITSTSTLGNTSIQLQFDIGRNIDKAARDVQAAINAAMVDLPSDLPTLPRFRKANTAGAPVFVLALTSKTLSASAIYDVADTVLAQRISQVPGVGDVTVSGADQPAVRVQLNPVALSNAGIATDDVRTAIVNANPLGPVGIFNGERQSETLALNKQMRTAKEFRDIVIKSANGNFVRLSDVADIEDSVRNARSIAWFNKQPAVLIQITKQGDANVIDTVDRVKALVPQLKQWIPAGVEISTLVDRTGTIRASVLDMQWTLLATAVLVMVVVFVFLRRLTPTIAAGISVPLALAGTCAGMWVAGFSIDNLSLMALAISVGFVVDDAIVMIENMYRNLEHGMRPLRAALEGARQIGFTVVSISLSLIAAFTPLIFMDGIVGRLLREFSLTLTFAILVSTLVSLTVTPMICAHYIRQATSGTATLFDRIIEGSLTRIVAFYARTLRTVLDYPLATLLVFFATIGLTVTLYIKVPKGYFPTDDSGFVIGATRASADISFQSMLGLQQRLADIVMQDPAVAGIGSTVGAGGGPGGATSNRGVMYISLKPPEERDHVSTQVVIDRLRRALYPVPGIRLFMFAAQDVRAGGRQSDSDYQYTLTSTDLGLLQKWAPIVAKRMESVEGITDISSDRDPGGLQLTLAIDRQKASALGVRVQDIDNALNNAFSQRQISIIYTQRNQYMTVLEIDPKFQVDPSNLDRIYVAGAGDAQVPLSAVVHATRGLAALAVYHSQSFPSTTVSFNLLPDVQLQAATQNIQRAVEELHMPEGIRGSFDGNAGDFAKTSGRQPLLILGALVAMYIVLGVLYESLAHPLTIISTLPSAGLGALLALQLTNTPLTVIAFVGIILLIGIVKKNGIMMVDFALDAERQRGLSSAEAIFEACQARFRPILMTTMAALFAGIPLVVATGPGTELRRPLGITIIGGLFVSQILTLYTTPVIYLLIDRLRRRSEPRPVPAPAE, encoded by the coding sequence CGTCGGTGATGGCGGCCACGGTGGCTTCACCCCTGGAGCGGCGGCTCGGCGAGATCTCGGGCATCAACCAGATCACCTCGACCTCGACGCTCGGCAATACCAGCATCCAGCTCCAGTTCGACATCGGCCGCAACATCGACAAGGCCGCGCGCGACGTGCAGGCAGCGATCAACGCCGCGATGGTCGACTTGCCGAGCGACCTGCCGACGCTGCCGCGCTTCCGCAAGGCCAACACCGCCGGCGCGCCCGTCTTCGTGCTGGCGCTGACCTCCAAGACGCTATCCGCCAGCGCGATTTACGACGTCGCCGACACGGTGCTGGCGCAGCGCATCTCGCAGGTGCCTGGAGTCGGCGACGTCACGGTATCAGGCGCCGACCAGCCGGCCGTGCGGGTCCAGCTCAACCCCGTCGCGCTGTCGAACGCCGGCATCGCCACCGACGACGTCAGGACCGCGATCGTCAACGCCAACCCGCTCGGCCCCGTCGGCATCTTCAACGGCGAGCGCCAGAGCGAGACGCTGGCCCTCAACAAGCAGATGCGCACGGCGAAAGAGTTCCGCGACATCGTCATCAAGAGCGCCAACGGCAATTTCGTGCGGCTGTCCGACGTCGCCGACATCGAGGATTCCGTCCGAAACGCGCGCTCGATCGCCTGGTTCAACAAGCAGCCGGCGGTGCTGATCCAGATCACCAAGCAGGGCGATGCCAACGTCATCGATACCGTCGACAGGGTAAAGGCGCTGGTCCCCCAGCTGAAGCAGTGGATTCCGGCCGGCGTCGAGATCTCCACCCTGGTCGACCGCACCGGGACGATCCGCGCCAGCGTGCTCGACATGCAATGGACATTGCTGGCGACCGCGGTCCTGGTGATGGTCGTGGTGTTCGTGTTCCTGCGCAGGCTGACGCCGACGATCGCGGCCGGCATCTCGGTGCCGCTGGCGCTGGCCGGAACCTGCGCCGGCATGTGGGTCGCGGGCTTCTCGATCGACAATCTGTCGCTGATGGCGCTCGCGATCTCGGTCGGTTTCGTGGTCGACGACGCCATCGTCATGATCGAGAACATGTATCGCAATCTCGAGCACGGCATGCGGCCGCTTCGGGCGGCGCTGGAGGGCGCGAGGCAGATCGGCTTCACGGTGGTCTCGATCAGCCTGTCGCTGATCGCGGCGTTCACGCCGCTGATCTTCATGGACGGCATCGTCGGTCGCCTCTTGCGCGAATTCTCGCTGACGCTGACCTTCGCCATCCTGGTCTCGACGCTGGTGTCGCTCACGGTCACGCCGATGATCTGCGCCCATTACATCCGGCAGGCCACGTCCGGCACGGCGACGCTGTTCGATCGCATCATCGAGGGCTCGCTGACGCGCATCGTCGCCTTTTACGCCCGAACCTTGCGCACCGTGCTGGACTACCCGCTGGCGACGCTGCTGGTGTTCTTCGCCACCATCGGTCTCACCGTGACGCTCTACATCAAGGTCCCCAAGGGCTATTTCCCGACCGACGATTCCGGCTTCGTGATCGGAGCGACGCGCGCCTCGGCCGACATCTCGTTCCAGTCGATGCTCGGCCTGCAGCAGCGGCTCGCCGACATCGTGATGCAGGACCCGGCCGTGGCCGGCATCGGCTCGACCGTCGGCGCCGGAGGCGGGCCGGGGGGAGCGACCTCGAACCGCGGCGTCATGTATATCAGCCTGAAGCCGCCGGAGGAGCGCGACCACGTCTCGACGCAGGTCGTGATCGACCGTCTGAGGCGCGCGCTGTATCCCGTGCCCGGCATCCGCCTCTTCATGTTCGCCGCCCAGGACGTCCGCGCCGGCGGGCGGCAGAGCGATTCCGACTACCAGTACACGCTGACCAGCACCGACCTCGGCCTGCTGCAGAAATGGGCGCCGATCGTGGCCAAGCGCATGGAGAGCGTCGAGGGCATCACCGACATCTCCAGCGACCGCGATCCCGGCGGGCTTCAGCTCACGCTCGCGATCGACCGCCAGAAGGCCTCGGCGCTCGGCGTCAGGGTCCAGGATATCGATAATGCGCTGAACAACGCGTTCTCGCAGCGGCAGATCTCGATCATCTACACCCAGCGCAACCAATACATGACCGTGCTGGAGATCGATCCGAAGTTCCAGGTCGATCCCTCCAATCTCGACCGCATCTACGTCGCCGGTGCGGGCGACGCGCAGGTGCCGCTGTCGGCCGTGGTGCACGCGACGCGTGGGTTGGCCGCGCTCGCGGTCTATCACTCGCAGTCGTTTCCCTCGACGACGGTGTCGTTCAACCTGCTGCCGGACGTGCAGCTTCAGGCAGCGACCCAGAACATCCAGCGGGCGGTGGAGGAACTGCACATGCCCGAAGGCATCCGCGGCAGCTTCGACGGCAATGCCGGCGACTTCGCCAAGACCAGCGGCCGGCAGCCGCTGCTGATCCTCGGCGCGCTGGTGGCGATGTATATCGTGCTCGGGGTGCTCTATGAGAGCCTCGCCCATCCGCTCACGATCATCTCGACGCTGCCCTCGGCCGGGCTCGGTGCGCTGCTCGCCCTGCAGCTCACCAACACGCCGCTGACGGTGATCGCCTTCGTCGGCATCATCCTGTTGATCGGCATCGTCAAGAAGAACGGCATCATGATGGTGGATTTCGCGCTCGACGCCGAGCGCCAGCGCGGCCTGTCCTCGGCGGAGGCGATCTTCGAGGCCTGCCAGGCGCGCTTCCGCCCGATCCTGATGACGACCATGGCGGCGCTGTTCGCCGGCATTCCGCTCGTGGTCGCGACCGGCCCCGGCACCGAGCTGCGCCGTCCGCTCGGCATCACCATCATCGGCGGCCTGTTCGTCTCGCAGATCCTGACGCTCTACACCACGCCCGTGATCTACCTCTTGATCGACCGCCTGCGGCGGCGGTCGGAGCCGCGTCCGGTGCCTGCGCCGGCGGAATAG